A genomic segment from Diospyros lotus cultivar Yz01 chromosome 5, ASM1463336v1, whole genome shotgun sequence encodes:
- the LOC127802639 gene encoding proteinaceous RNase P 1, chloroplastic/mitochondrial has product MLLRIGYLSFFTKTPSLLAHHRPRFPRRLLRYCSLNPENGALGTTNRFSMSQFTRLSTAEALIREPISAEALPLSSKAKKKARREAPEAVLKHKLDMCSKNGDVVEALRLYDEARAKGVPLAQHHYNVLLYLCSSCGDLWLERGFEIFRQMGVDKVAPNEATFTSLARLAVAKEDPEMAFDLVKQMKGCDIAPKLRSYGPALFGFCRKRMADEAYEVDAHMAESGVSAEEPELSALLKVSAETKRADKVYELLHRLRATVRQVAEETAGVVEDWFGSEKAAEVGEVNWDVSRVKEGVVKGGGGWHGQGWLGSGEWRVVRTEMDQTGMCQSCNEKLVCIDIDPKETENFATSLTKLACEREVKADFMQFQEWLQRRGPFDAVIDGANVGLVNQNNFSFFQLNSVVNQLRQMSPLKRLPLVILHRSRVTGGPSQKPNNKKLLEGWKKSGALYATPPGSNDDWYWLYAAVSCKCLLVTNDEMRDHLFQLLGTSFFPRWKEKHQVRLTVSRRGPALHMPPPYSIVIQESELGNWHVPTVVDDDLEKPRLWVCATRPRDASSAHL; this is encoded by the exons ATGCTGCTGCGAATTGGCTACTTATCCTTCTTCACTAAAACCCCCTCTTTGCTGGCTCATCACAGGCCTCGATTCCCCCGTCGGCTCCTTCGATATTGCTCTCTCAACCCCGAAAATGGTGCCCTTGGCACTACCAATCGCTTCTCCATGAGCCAGTTCACCCGCCTTTCCACCGCCGAGGCGTTAATTCGAGAACCCATCTCCGCCGAAGCGCTGCCGCTGTCCAGCAAGGCGAAGAAGAAGGCCCGACGCGAGGCTCCCGAAGCGGTGCTCAAGCACAAGCTCGACATGTGCTCGAAGAACGGCGACGTGGTCGAGGCCCTTCGCCTCTACGACGAAGCCCGGGCCAAAGGAGTCCCTTTAGCTCAACACCATTACAATGTTTTGCTGTATTTATGCTCTTCTTGTGGAGATTTGTGGTTGGAGAGAGGGTTTGAGATTTTCAGGCAAATGGGAGTTGATAAGGTTGCTCCAAATGAGGCTACTTTCACGAGTTTGGCGAGGTTGGCTGTTGCGAAGGAGGACCCGGAAATGGCGTTTGATTTGGTGAAGCAGATGAAGGGTTGCGATATTGCGCCCAAGTTGAGGTCATATGGGCCGGCATTGTTTGGTTTTTGCAGGAAGAGGATGGCTGATGAGGCTTACGAGGTTGATGCCCACATGGCTGAGTCCGGGGTTTCAGCTGAAGAACCCGAGCTTTCGGCGCTCTTGAAGGTCAGCGCCGAAACTAAGAGGGCTGACAAAGTTTACGAATTGCTGCACCGCTTGCGAGCCACGGTCAGGCAGGTGGCGGAGGAGACAGCAGGAGTTGTGGAGGACTGGTTCGGGTCAGAAAAGGCTGCTGAGGTCGGGGAGGTGAATTGGGATGTGAGCAGGGTGAAAGAAGGGGTAGTGAAGGGAGGAGGGGGTTGGCACGGCCAGGGGTGGCTTGGAAGTGGGGAATGGAGAGTTGTGAGGACTGAGATGGATCAGACAGGCATGTGCCAATCATGTAATGAGAAGCTTGTCTGCATTGATATCGATCCAAAAGAGACGGAAAACTTTGCTACTTCATTGACCAAATTAGCCTGCGAGAGAGAGGTTAAGGCTGATTTCATGCAGTTTCAG GAGTGGCTTCAGCGGCGTGGTCCATTTGATGCAGTTATTGATGGTGCAAATGTTGGTCTTGTCAATCAAAACAATTTCAGCTTTTTCCAG CTTAATTCTGTTGTGAATCAGCTGCGTCAAATGAGCCCGTTGAAGAGATTACCGCTTGTTATTTTGCATAGAAGTCGTGTAACTGGCGGTCCATCTCAGAAACCTAATAATAAGAAATTGTTGGAAGGTTGGAAAAAATCTGGTGCACTCTATGCTACTCCGCCTGGATCAAATGACGATTG GTACTGGTTATATGCCGCCGTTAGTTGTAAGTGTTTGCTGGTGACTAACGATGAGATGAGGGATCACTTGTTCCAACTGCTAGGGACTAGCTTCTTCCCAAGATGGAAAGAAAAACATCAG GTCCGGTTGACAGTTTCAAGACGTGGCCCTGCCCTCCACATGCCTCCACCATACTCAATTGTCATTCAG GAATCTGAGCTGGGCAATTGGCATGTACCAACGGTTGTCGACGATGACCTTGAGAAACCCCGGCTGTGGGTCTGTGCCACCAGGCCCAGGGATGCTTCTTCGGCCCATCTTTAA